The following is a genomic window from Labeo rohita strain BAU-BD-2019 chromosome 15, IGBB_LRoh.1.0, whole genome shotgun sequence.
AAGGTTAAACTCTATAAAAAGCGTCTTAAGTTGTCTGTCACTCCGTGCTCTGATTGGCTGGATGCTGCCCGTTGTGATGCACGTTTAACCGGCCAATGGTGTCGTTAGACTGTGACGGAGTGACGGCCCCCTTCTGCGGACACTTTCCCGGGGCCAGAGACGAcattgagtgtgtgtttgtgtgtgtgtgacgtgAGGTTAAACGTCTATAAATAGACAAATATTGACCTCCTCTCTAAAATCAGCATTTAGGACgtcattatgtgtgtgtgtgtgtgtgtgttaaacatGCGTTTGTCTCTTAATTAGATCCGTTCATGAGTCTCTGCAGGTTTGTGTTCTGAAAGTGAGTCTCTCTGTGGACTGAAGTCTCTCATTCAGCGCTTAATTAGACTCTCTTCAGTCCCTCGATAGTGAACGACTGCATGCGCTACACACCTTTCATTTTGCACTTCtcgttttgtttttcttctgagTATTTGACTGCTCGACTAGTCATTTTAATATCggagtgtttgtttttgcagcTTGTTTGGGTGGTAAATAAAAGTGATTGATGTTGTTTCTTAAGTTGCTGTCTGGATATCTTACAAATCATCACCACTGAGCACTGAAAATAAGGAGGCCTGAacctgcaaaaaaataaaatggaagtgatttaaattattacaaacaaaaaaatatttatttatttatttatttatttttgttttatttaattctggatttatttttgtatttattacaaattttatttatttattattttctgtatttattttttacttaatttttattttttcatttatttttaatatttatttgtttgcacaaacctgcaaaatttaaaataaataaataaacagattaatTAATGAATGTGACTTTAtgaatcaaattaatttttaacacTTAACACTAAATTAGTAACACTTGTATGCAAAATGTATCATACAGCAGTTTTATGACAATGTAGGCATTtgctcacatttatttatttatttatttattataacattttatttatttatttattattttctgtatttatttttaacttaatttttatttttcctttatttttttatgtttatttgtttatgcatactttttttttcttgtttgtgtTCTTAAAGTCAgttctttttatttctaaatctTGAAAGTTACAAATTGTCACCAATGGAACAggcaaaatttaaaataaataaataaatagtaagagAAATTAATGAATGTGACTTTATAAatcaaatacatttgaaattaaattgaatgcatttatttatgtgcaGAAATCACATAAGATTGAAGTCCAGCTGCATaagtaaaactttttaatgcaaaatgtatcaAACAGCAGTTTTATGACAATGTAGGCATTtgctcacatttatttatttatttattataacattttatttatttatttattattttctgtatttatttttaacttaaattttagtttgtttatgcatttttttttttcttgtttgtgtTCTTAAACtcaattctttttatttctaaagcttGAAAATTACAAATTGTCACCAGTGGAACAGGCACAAacctgcaaaatgtaaaataaataaataaataaataaataggaggataaatgaatgaatgtgacTTTAGTAatcaaatacaattaattttaaataaaactatgacAATGTAGGCATTTGCtcgcaattatttatttatttatttatttatttctgggaCTGACTAGGTTTACTAGtaattgctaaaataatttttaaaaaaaatgataaaaaggcatttgtgcctgttttttttgtttttttttattatgatggtatttattttcagttgtttatctGAGTGTGTGGTTCTGATAAGAGTGTTTCTCCCGCTGGTTTGGAGCAGTTTTCCGTGTCTTATCTCTCTGACCGTTATTCCAGGAGTGGATTCCAGAAGCTCTGCCTTTTATGGTGTGGTTCTTGAGTCCAGacatcccataatgcactggtTCAGCTCTCTATATGTCAGCGGAGAGCGACGGCGCTCCTGTCCAGCACCCGTCCGTCAGCCCATGGCGTCTCGTTACAGCACCAGCTCCGTCAGCTCCTTCAGCGGCGCTCCGCTCCGGCCCAGACTGCACAGCCAGTTCCAGGAGGAATCCTCCATCCGCTTCAGCCGTTACCATGGCGATACACTGGACCAGTCATCCTGGGTCGAGTCCACTGGAGGTTACCAAGGTAATCAAGAATCTTGTATCAGTCAGCCTGGTGAATGAGAATCTTTGATAAGTTACCACGGTAATCAAGTGTCTTAAAGGTGATCAAGAATCTTTTATGGGTTACCATGGTAATTGAAATTTTGTTGTAGGTTACCATGGTGATCAAGAATCTTTTATAGCTTTccaaagtaatcaaatgttttAAGAGACGCCATGGTGATCAGGTGTTTTTAAAGGGTGATTTATAATCTTTGATTAGTTACCAAGGTTGGTACCAACCTATTAAACCATTGTTTAATAGGTTACCAAGGTGACAAAGAGTATTTTATAGGTTACCATGGTGATCTAAAATCTTTGATAGGTTACCAAGGTAATTAAGTGTTTTACAGATTACCAAGGGAATCAAGAATCTTTTATGGGATTTTTGTGTTACCATGGTAATCAAGTGCTTTGTGAGTCATTTATGGGTTGCCAAGGTGACTGAGAATATTTAATGGGTTACTAAGGCAATCAAGTGTTTTGCAGGTTACCACAGTGACTGAGAATCTTTAATACGTTACCATGGTGATTTAAACTTTTTGATAGGTTGCCAAGGAAATGGTTTTATTGGTTACCAAGGAGGTTGAATGCTTTTTATGGGTTACCATGGTGATTTCGAATATTTCATAGGTTGCCAAGGTAAATAAGTGTTTAACAGGTTACCAAGGTGATCAAGAATCTTTTATAGGATTCTAAGgtgtttgatcatttttttatgtgttacCATGGTAATCAAGTGTTTTGTAGGTTACCACAGTGATTGAGAAGTTACaatttttactaaaatttttGATAGGTTACCAAAGCAATTAGGTGTTTTATAGGTTACCAAGGTGATCAAGAATCTTTTACGGCATACCAAGGTGTTTGATGAATTTGTATGTGTTACCATGGTAATCAGTTGAGAGTTTTTATAGGTTACCATGGTGATTTAGTATTTTTGATAAGTTACCAAGGCAATCAAGAATCTTTGATGGGTTGCCAAGGTAATCAAGAGTATTGTAGGCTAATAAGGTTGTTGAGAATTTTTTTATGGGTTACCATAGTGATTTAGTATTTTTGACAGGTTACCAAGATAATCAAGTATGTCGTAGGTCACCACAGTGATTGAGAGTCTTCAATATGTTACTATGGTGATTTAGAATGTTTGATAGGTTACCAAGATAATTAACTGTTTTACAGGTTACCaaagtaaacaaatattttgctgGTTACCACAGTGATCAAGGGTCTTTAATAGGTTACCATGGTGATTTAGAATCTTTAATAGGTTACCAAAGTGATCTAGAGTCTTTTGTAGGTTTCAGTGGTGATTTAGAATCTTTGATGGGTTACCATGGTGATCAAGTGTTCTATAGGTTACTAAGGTGATTGAGAGTTTTTTTATGGGTTACCATGGTGATTTAGAATCTTTGATGGGTTACCATGGTAATTAAGTTTTCTGTAGGTTATTAAGGTGGTTGAGAGTTTTTTGGGGTTACCAAGGCAATCAAGTGTTTTGTAGGTTACCATGGTGATGAAGAGTCTATAATAGGTTACCATGGTGATTTACAGGTTTTGATAGCTTACCAAGGTAATCAAGTGTTCTGTGGGTTGCTAACGTggttgagatttttttttttcataggtTACTATGGTGATTTAGAATCTTTAATAGGTTACCAAGGTAATCAAGTGTTTTGTAGGTTACCAAGGTGATGAAGAGTGTTTTGGAGGTTACCATGGAGAGCGTCAGTACACGCAAGCAGGAAACCAAATTGACTGGAGTCTTGGTGACGACATTCAGGGTAAGTGAGCTGCTGCTTGTAGTGCATAATGTGAAGCTCACAAAGAGCCaacatttatttgtgcatatttttgtgaatgaaaacattagtaaatatcaatatcattaaaatgagaCGCCACTGATGATCATTTCTTCTCTGTGACTCATAACGCTAAAAGCTCATTCTCTGATTTGGCTCCATGTAATGATTGTTTCTTCTAACGCTCACTCAGATCATGAATGAATGTGAATAAGAGCTCAGATCATTTGATCTGAAAAGTTTGGTTCTTTCCAAGTTTGAGATGTGAAACTTTAGAAACTCATTTAACTTTTCTCTCCAATGAGTTTGGAGTGCAGCGAGTAATGAAACACACCGACACTCAGTTTGACTCTAGACAGAATAAATCAGCTCTCAGACTCAAACTAACCACTAAACCGATGCTGTACGTGAGCTACAGCTGCCCCGAGACCACAAACCACTGCATTCAACTCTGGAGAGACGATGAAATCAATGTGAAGTACAAGTGATATAATGcactataagaaaaaaaataatagaaagcGAAGTTGACATTTCCCTTAACCATAAAACACAACGCAATGCAGTGAatgtgtcattaaaatatggGTAAACACCTGTAAAAACGGAAAATTcctttattatttcttttagaGTTCTAACATCACTGGATTGACCAGTCAGCATCCAGAACCACACAACtaactgttttatataattaagCTGTTGagtgaatgtttttttctcatctgTGTCTCCGTTTCAGCTTTTGGCGGCAGCTCCGGTTCCCGTGTGGGCGTGGTCAGAGCGATGGGCGACAGCTACTTCCTGTCTGCAGATGTGAGCGGGTTCGAGCCTCATGAAGTGGTGCTGCTGGCCTATAATCAGTGTGTGGTTATTCATGCTGAGaaggtgcgtgtgtgtgtgtgtgtgtgtgtgtgtgtgtgtgtgtgatctcaTGAGATATATTTAGTACAGCATACTCACTGCTATTTTTGGAACACAGTATGCAGTATGCACACTGTGCAGAATATATCATGTATATACatgtggtatatatatatatatatatagcttaaatagtcttaaatagcacaggtatatttgtagcaatagcaaaaaatacattgtatgagttaaaatcattaggattttaagtaaagatcatgttccatgaagatattttgtaaatttcccaccgtaaatatatcaaagcttaatttttgattagcaatatgcattgctaagcacttcatttggacaactttaaaggcaattttctcaatatttagattttttggcaccctcagattccagattttcaaataattgtatcttggccaaatattttcttatttggaGCACTACAATTTTTCTtacataattttgtgtttttgtcattttattttattttattttattttattttattttattttattttattttattttattttattttattttattttattttattttattttattttattttattttattttattttattttattcatttgccagatgtttttatccaaagtaattttattttattttattttattttttttttttttaagtctatagtttgtattcatttttacttaaatatgtACTTGCAACTAGCCgaaatcatttttatgtatttattttaaatatattatggtTTTCCCTTTAGTTAAGTGTGAATTTTCtggtgctgtcaaacaattaattaattgtaattaattgattaatcacATGGAACAATTTTCAGAATACCCAGTAAAAGCTTGTATtttatatacgtatatatatatgtatatgtaattttttttaaagaaagtaatatttttttcaacaagGACACATGACACTGATCAAACTTGctagtaaagacttttataatgttataaaagattatatttcaaataaatgctggacttttaattttcgattcatctgcgaatcctgaaaaataaaatgtatgatggtttccacaaaaatattgtacagcacaactgttttcaacattgctaataatcagaaatgtttgttgagcagcaaatcagcatattagaatgatttctgaaggatcatgtgacactgaagactggcgtaatgatgctcAAAATTCAACTttggtcacagaaataaattacagtttaacagatattcacatagaaaacagcttttaaatgttaaaaatatttcataattttactgtatttttattcaaataaatgcagcctgcaAACTGTTGAAGTCTAGTATATGTTGTGCCATTGTCTAGTGTTTCATCACAAGCACTTTCTGTGTCTGGTTTCAGATGGCGGCTGATGGGAGTGTTGCGGGCCGGTTTACCCATAAGTCTGTGCTGCCGGCAGACATGGACCCTTTATCTGTGAGCAGCTCGCTGACCGCAGAGAGGATGTTGATCATCAGCGTCGGACGCAGAAAATCCCCTCCTTCCTCTCTCAAACTCACCTCTGACCTTCCGGGATCTCAACACTCcagttgttattgtttttttttttctctctctttgttttACCCCGTCcctttcattttctttcctttctgaTATTTCTTTCATTATCTCATCTCACTGTTATTTCTGTATTGTATATTTCAGTACTGTAAACACTTCGGCAAGATTGTAACtgtcatgaatgaatgaagtttACTGAGTCCAACTCTCGATGCAAAAGAATGATATTGATTTTCTTGAACATGAATGCCTGTTACTGAACCACTGCAGCATGAAAAACTGATCACTTTTTATACCTGAAAGTAAAAGCTTATGCaagtaaacaatatatttagtttgaaaactgTAGGACTGTCTTTGAGAAAGCATGAGTTAGAAagtcaaatttaattaaattccatGTATTCCAGGGGATTTGATGCTGGTACTTGTCAGATTATATGTTTGTATAAATTTcatacaataaaatgtttaaaaaaaataaataaataaaattttgcaactttttttgTGGTTTATGAGCAATTTGACATTTCAAAGAATTTCTCTTTTTAATAAAGAGGGGTAAATTTATAATtctcataaatataaataaaaaaaaaaaaatatatatatacaaaaaaataaataaataataaaacccagtacaaacatgtttttaaaacaaaattcttaaatcaagatacgtTTACTTAAGATGCAAAATGATTTTACGTcttgatttctaaaaaatgtcccaaaactaaatgagtttttgttttaaacaaaaaatatctgctatctgcttaaaaaaaaaaaataataaaataaaaaaaaaaaaaaaaaatctctttttccCATTAAATTTTGCTGATTTTTCTGAACCCATTGGCAGATACTGTTCCTTGGTTTAAACACAGTAAACTcacatcattttgactttttctttttctttatatcTCATcttatttaagaatgtttacataAGATTTGCAATGTTtcatacaatttaatatattaatgactGATATTATAAACtttcattatgattttttttttctgatgatatttttttttgttgtttaacaaGATTTAATATCTTGCATAACTTTGcttctcatttttttaaaagaaattttagatatttgtactggaaagcaagacaaaagtaattaagtaaatcttttttttttttttttttcaaatcaagttcacaaataattacaaagaaatggcaagtaacattaaacataaaatagaaAGTAGGAAGactatgtaatttaaattaaatttaataatagtaataatttaattttaaattaactaaTGTAGGTTTCATAAATTTGGACTATCCATAAATTTCTGTGAGTTTAATGCTGGTAATTAATGAGATTATATGTTTGTataaatttcataaaataaaatattcaaataaaatttctcatcaatatcaataaataaataaataaataaattatatgaattaaattaaattaattatataagtAATCAAATTTTCCCTTTGAATTTAGTTGACCCCACTGGGATATATATCGTTCCTTGTTTTAAACACACAGTaaacgttttgttttttttccctaaaaacaaaacaaaactaaactaaaaacaaaacaaacaaggtTTTTGGTATTAGTTTTCTTCTCATGTAATTGTATCTGCATTTAAGAATGTGTAAATATAGAATGATTAgataagatgattttttttttctttggcaaTGTCAagttttatacaatttaatttaatgttaaataatgacattaattattttaattaatcacaaaacaattctgtgaatttttgtttaaaacaagaacattttttttgtggagttagaaaaataaacttgtttaattttcaaattaattagattttttccgatgtgttttttattgttgttttgatGAGACTTAATATCCtgcatcatttttctttttaaatttgtaaagaaattttagATCCTGGAAAACACCACAAAATactatgtaatttttttattttattttattttattttttgcagtgcacaTTTCACAACAATTTAAACGTGTattgaaatatgatatttagtcaaatttattttttgtggtcGACAAACAAATTTGGTGTAGATACAGTTTTCACTCAGGAAATTACGTAAATTTCAccaataattacaaagaaatagcAAGTAACACCAAACGTGAAATTAGAAAgtagaaagactaaaatagtactccaattattgttttgtttacaatttCCAAAAGTAATTTTTACAGAGTAATTAGCAGGATTTCTGTACAAAAAGCCTAATTTTAAGGGTTAGGAGAGCGTCTCATTGCAGATCTCTAAGGAGAAACGTAAGTTAATGTGACAGATGGTGTTTCTCGTTTGTATTCGTGTGTGTGAATGAACTGACTCTCGGCTGAAACTCACTCTgggctttataaccttcttacCTCagcaacagccaatcagaacgaAACAACCCGACCAATCAGAAACCAGCATTACAAAACCACCACCAGAACATATGCTGTTTATGAAACGATGGAGGAGAAAAACACTCTCTGAatgttttcatgttaaaatcTCATTTATCCCAGAGATAGAAAGTTTTTAAACTTAAGTTTTAAACCTTCTTAATTTTTACCATTGGTTTTTACTAATAACTTATAAAGTTATAAACTTATAAACTCGGTCTAgaagttaataaaaacaaagaactcGAGTCTAAAACTCTGAGAAATGAAGATTTTACCCTGTAAACTGAAGGTGAGCGTTGAGATTTCTTAAGACTGTCAGTTTCTTActagtgtttttgtcttgttttcttcaCACATCATACATTTGGAGAAAAGAATACAAACATTTCTTCAGTCATAGATAGTTTTAATTCTGGTtacgaacaaacaaaaaaatgttattgcacaAATACATTATCCTCcaacaatacaacaacaataatatcaaaaataaaatcatggttGATCTACTTTTGCTGATCACATGTAAGATTGTTAATAAATATGATTCTCAGAACAACATATTCTAATACATGAAATGAAATAGACCACGacatatttaataaagcaataacGATTTTGCTCTTTTGGTCCGTGCGTCTTCCAGTATTAATAAAAAGTCATTTCAGAGAAGATACTGGCACCGTTTTtggacacaaaacacaaaacattctcTGAGATGCAATTAAAACGTTCCCACaacgcaaagaaaaaaacatcacaacgaGATATTGTCTGAAGTCGTCAAAAAATGACTTGCATGAAATGGAAACAGGAACAAAGGAACAAATAAATGGCAAAAGGAAGAACGTATTTAAGttaatatgatattttaaatatattaagatcTGTAAATCTACATGAATCAACAAAAATAAGCCTCTTCTCCAACGGCGAACAGATTAAAGCTTATTGGTCAAATCTGTCAGTTAACAAtcagaattaaataaattcaacttGGCTCCGATTAAAAACGATCATttagaaaatcacaacaaacATTTACAACAGTCAATAAAATACTCAGATTTCACTTTTGTTCTGTTCGGCTGTTGTTCGTAGAAATGCACGAATACGTTTGCAgatgaatctcacaaaaccCGTCAAAAACACGTCTGTTTCATAttataccatatatatatatatatatacgacaTAATATTTAGCCTCAAGAAAATGCAGATTACTTGTAGgaccattaagattttttttacataaaaaaaccccacaataatatataagtatatttaatttaagtatttttaattaagtatttATAGTTGCATTTTGAAATTACTTTGAAAATCATAAAATGAAgaagtaaaaaattatattttgcctgaaaaacaatgcatttcaCTTTTAGGACCATTTTGCattacaattatattaatattgaaCTTAGATTATTTCTATaagttgttttgcatttttcattattttatataacttaACAGTTTTTCAGAATgagaatttaaaatatgaaaaaaaaaaaaaaaaaaaaaaatcacaatgcaaaaaaaaaaaaaaaacaaaatcttcaAATGGctcaaaataaattgttttaaaatggatatTACTTGTAGgaccattaagatttttttacattaaaaaacacaatatataaGTATTTATAGTTGCATTTTGAAATACTTCTGCAATTTTCATTATTCTTAATGATGAATATCATTTCAattcaaattacaaaaactaattaaaagtacataaaaatactataatgtacttgaaatgaaaaatcaatcattagattaaaaaaaaatcagaacttaCTTTTTCACTACTTTTAGagtcattaataatataatgtattatattaataatataatgtatttatacgTCAtagttgtttttcttatttttagctactttgaaaataatgaaaaatacaacaacaataaaaatagatgattttcatttaaattctcattctaaaaaaaataatgaaaattcatatatatttatgttatatataaatttaaatataagttCATACACCATAGTTGTATGTTTTCTTTTCCCTCATTATTTTCAGAGATGGTTTGCATTTACATTGTTTTGCacgaaatatttattattgaacttagattttatatatctatatatctatatatatatatatatatatatatatatatatatatatatatatataaaataaagaatgagaatttaaaagaaaatcagcaggaaaatactgaaaatgttaaaaaatactcATAATATATGCATAGAATATACactcaaaaaacattcagaaaaatGATTGTAATTTGAATTTAGaggaaaaataaatcataatgcaaaaaaaaacaaatcttagtGTTCAAATGGCTCAAAATGACTGGTTTTAAATACGAGTAGGACGAGTTTCTGACAAGTTTTGTGAAATTCATCATCAGTCAtcatagacatttttaaaaatacaagagaaaaagaaagagacagaaagagattCTACTGTCAGATGTGTGTTTTCCTGCAGCTTTACGCCCAAGtgctaaaatgatcaaaaaaagcATCACATTCTCCTCGATCAATAGAAACCAGTGGGAAGGACTGACGTTTGATTTCccaaaatacatatatatctataaaaaCGAGTGGTTACTTCAAAGGAAACGTGTTTAAACTCAAAAAAACCCCTCAAAACGTCACCATTAGTTTGTTCATAATTTGACTAATGTCAATTGA
Proteins encoded in this region:
- the hspb12 gene encoding uncharacterized protein hspb12, which encodes MIKRHLCLFFLFFFIMMVFIFSCLSECVVLIRVFLPLVWSSFPCLISLTVIPGVDSRSSAFYGVVLESRHPIMHWFSSLYVSGERRRSCPAPVRQPMASRYSTSSVSSFSGAPLRPRLHSQFQEESSIRFSRYHGDTLDQSSWVESTGGYQGYQGDEECFGGYHGERQYTQAGNQIDWSLGDDIQAFGGSSGSRVGVVRAMGDSYFLSADVSGFEPHEVVLLAYNQCVVIHAEKMAADGSVAGRFTHKSVLPADMDPLSVSSSLTAERMLIISVGRRKSPPSSLKLTSDLPGSQHSSCYCFFFSLSLFYPVPFIFFPF